The Vulcanimicrobium alpinum sequence GAGCATGCGCGCCGCCCAGCCGAGGTGCGTCTCCATGATCTGCCCGAGGTTCATGCGCGACGGCACGCCCAGCGGATTGAGCACGATGTCGACCGGCGTGCCGTCCTCGAGGTACGGCATGTCCTCTTCCGGCAGCACCTTGGCGATGACGCCCTTGTTGCCGTGCCGGCCAGCCATTTTGTCGCCCTGCAGAATCTTGCGCTTCTGCGCGACGTAGACGCGGACGAGGTGGTTGACGCCGGGCGAGAGTTCGTCGCCGTTCTCGCGCGAGAAGCGCTTGACGTCGATGATCTTGCCCTTCTCACCGTGCGGCACTTTGAGCGAGGTATCGCGCACTTCGCGTGACTTCTCACCGAAAATCGCGCGCAGCAGGCGCTCTTCCGCCGTCAGCTCGGTCTCGCCCTTAGGCGTGACTTTCCCGACCAGGATGTCTTCCGGACGGACTTCCGCGCCGATGCGGACGATGCCGTTCTCGTCGAGATCCTTGAGCGAGTCTTCGCCGACGTTGGGGATGTCGCGCGTGATCTCTTCGGGCCCGAGCTTCGTGTCGCGGGCTTCGCACTCGTACTCCTCGATGTGGATCGAGGTGAAGCGGTCGTCCTTGACCATCCGCTCGGAGATCAGGATCGCGTCTTCGTAGTTGTAGCCTTCCCACGGCATGAACGCGACGAGCACGTTCTGACCGAGCGCGAGCTCGCCCACGTCCGAGGACGGACCGTCGGCGAGAATCTGACCGCGCACGACCTTGTCGCCGACCGCGACGATCGGACGCTGGTTGATGCACGTCCCCGCGTTGGAGCGCGTGAACTTGAGCAGGTCGTAGGAGTGCTCGAGGCCGTCCTCGTCGTGCTTGACGACGATCGCGTGCGCGTCGGCGGCAACGATCTCGCCGTCGGCACGCGCGAGCACGCAGCCCCCCGAGTCCTTTGCCGCGCGGTACTCCATCCCGGTGCCGACGATCGGCGCCTGCGGACGGAGCAGCGGCACGGCCTGACGCTGCATGTTCGCGCCCATCAGCGCGCGGTTGGCGTCGTCGTGCTCGAGGAACGGGATCAGCGCCGTCGCGACCGAGACGATCTGCTTCGGCGAGACGTCCATGAGCTGAACTCTTTCCGGCGGCTCTTCGACGTACTCTTCGGCGTAGCGGGCGACGACCGAACTCGCGATGATCTTGCCGCGATCGTCCATCTCCGTGTTCGCCTGCGCGACGATATAATCGTCTTCGCGATCCGCGGTGAAGTAGCGAATGTCGTCGGTGACGATCCCGTCCTTCACGACGCGGTACGGCGTCTCGATGAAGCCGTAGCGGTTGACGCGCGCGAACGTCGCGAGCGAACCGATCAGACCGATGTTCGGGCCTTCCGGCGTCTCGATCGGGCAGATGCGGCCGTAGTGCGAGTGGTGGACGTCGCGGACTTCGAAGCCCGCGCGTTCACGCGAGAGACCGCCCGGCCCGAGCGCCGAGAGGCGCCGCTTGTGCGTCAGCTCGGCGAGCGAGTTGGTCTGGTCCATGAACTGCGAGAGCTGCGAGGAGCCGAAGAACTCTTTGATCGCCGCGACGACCGGGCGGATGTTGATCAGCGCCTGCGGCGTCACCGTCTCGATGTCCTGAACCGTCATGCGCTCGCGCACGACGCGTTCGAGGCGCAGCAAACCGACGCGGAACTGGTTCTGCAGCAGCTCGCCGACGGAGCGGATGCGGCGATTGCCGAGATGGTCGATGTCGTCCTTGTGAACGACCTTGCCCTGCACCTTGATGAGGCGACGCAGCACCGCGATCATGTCCTCGCGCGTGAGCGCCTTCTTGTCGATCGGCGGAATGCGCAGGCCGGCGGCGGGGTACTCTTTCTCGAGCTTCCCGCTGAGCTTATAGCGGCCGACGCCGGCGAGATCGTAGCGCTTCTCGTCGAAGAACAGAGATTCGAGGAGCTTCTCGGCGTTCTCCGCGTTTTCGGGCTCGCCCGGGCGGAGCTTTTTGTAGATCTCCTTGAGCGCGTCTTCCTTGGTCTTGATGTCCTTGTCTTTTTCGAGACAGTTCGCGATCAGCGGGCTGTTGTCGAAGAGCGCCAGGATCGCTTCGTCGTTTTCCCAGTTATGGCCGAGATCGGGACGCGAGAGCGCGCGCACGAAGGTCGTCGCGTAGATCTTGCGATTCTTGTCGATGCGGACGCCGATCGTGCCTTCGGTCTCGTCGTTCTTCGTGCCGTTGTCGGTCTCGAACTCGATCCACGCGCCGCGATTCGGGATGATCGTCGCGTTGAACGTCGGACGGTTGTTGGTGTCGACGTCCTGCAAGAAATAGACGCCCGGCGAGCGGACGAGCTGGCTCACGATCACGCGCTCCGCGCCGTTGATCATGAACGTGCCCTTGTCGGTCATGAGCGGGAAATCGCCCATGAAGATTTCCTGGTCGGGGATACCCTTGATCTCACCCGACTCCGCGGTGATCAGGCGGACGCGGACGCGCAGCGGCGCCGAGTACGTCATGTCGCGCTCGCGGCATTCCTCGACGGAGTACTTCGGCTCGCCCAGGCTGTGTTCACCGAACTCCAGCACGAGGTTGCCGGTGAAATCCTTGATCGGCGAGATCGACTCGAACGCTTCCTTCAACCCGTCGCTGATGAACCACTTAAAGGAGGCTTTCTGCAGCTCGATCAGGTCGGGAAGCTGCAGTACGTCTTTGATCTTCGCGAACGAATGGCGCTGCCGCTTCGGGCCGGGATCCTCCGGCAGTTCGACGGTGAACGCTTCCTCGGGGACGTGGAAGCTCGCGCTCGCGATGTTCTCTTGCTTGACCGCGGTCCCGGTCGCCGGCGCTGGGGGTGCCGCTTCGGTCTTCTTGCGGCTGCGCGTCGTCGTCTTGGGTTTATCCGCCGTCGTCTTCGTCGCCATTCTGTCTCTGGGGTTCTTCCTGCGTAGCTCACGCGCGGTCGGGGCCGATCAACGCGAAAAGGCAAGGACCGCCTCCCGTCACCCTGAGCTTGTCGAAGGGTGGAGTGAGGGGTCCTCGCTCGTTCGATATGCCGCTATCCGCCGAGGGGCATAGGGCGGTATCGTACTACGCCACGTCCACTCAGGTCAACCCCGGGAGCGGAACTTCCGAAAACCCGGAGCTGACGGAGCCGGGACGCCGGGGCCGGAAGGAAGCGCTATGTCCGAGGCCCCCGTGGAGTCGAGCGCAATCGACTTGCGGCTTGTTGTCGATTCCCTTCCCTTCCCATCCTGGTTCGCGAACGCCGCCGGGGCGGTCGTGGGCGCCAACGCGCGCTGGGGCGCCTTCACCGGCCAGCCGGTCGCCGCGGTGCTGGGTTCTGGCTGGATCAACGCCCTCGCCCCCGAAGAGCGCAACCGGGCGACGGCGGCCTTCGGCGCCGCGACGGCCGCCGGAACGACCGAGATCTTCGTCACCCGCCTCATCCGGCACGATAACCAGATCCGCTGGATGCGCGCCCGGCTGATCCCGATCCGCGACGCCGGCGGGGCGATCGGGCAGTGGTTGGCGACCTGGTCGGACGTCGACGACGAGGTCCGCACCGCCGAGCGCCTGCGCGTCGCTGCCGCCGCGAACGCGGCGCTGGTGCGCAGCACCGGGCTCGACGCGACCTTCGCGGCGCTCGACCGGCTGATCGTCCCGGCGCTCGCCGACTGGTACTCGCTCCACCGCGTCGAGGACGACGGGCTGCTGCGGATCGTCCACGCGCGCCACCGCGACCCCGAGCGTGCCGGGGCGAGCGCGACGATGAGCGGCACGCCGATGCGCGTCACCCAAGGCAACAACTACGAAGCGTTCCGCACCGGGCGCCCGGTACTCAACGTGACGACCGACCTCGACCGCGCGCTCGCAAACCACATCGCCAACGGAGCGTCGCCCGCGTTCGTCGACGCCGTGCGTTCGATGGGCTACCGTTGCGGGATCGCGCTCCCGCTCCAACACCGCGGCCGGATCGTGGGCACGCTGCACGTCGTGCGCTCCGAGCCGGGGAGCGGCGCCTACGACGCGCGCGACATCCCGCTCTTCACGGAGATCGCCGCGACCACCGCCGCCTCAATCGTGCAGGCGCAGACGTACGACGCACTGGTCGCATCCTACGAACGCGAACACCGCGTCGCCACGGTGATGCAGGAAGGCGCGCTGCCCACCACCCTGCCGCAGGTGCCGGGGATGCAGTTCGATGCGTACTACGCGCCGGCGCGCAGCGAAGCGCTCATCGGCGGCGACTGGTACGACGCGCTGCAGCTGCGCGACGGACGGATCGTGCTCTCGATCGGCGACGTCGTCGGCAGCGGTCTGGACGCCGCGGTGACGATGAGCAACGTGCGCCAAGTGATCCGCGGCGTCGCGCACGTCCACCCGAATCCGATGACGCTCCTCGACGCCGCCGACGGAACGCTGCGCGCCGAACGCCCCGACCGCATCGTCACCGCGTTCGTCGCCATCTACGATCCCGCGACGCGGATCCTCACCTACGCGTCGGCCGGACATTCGCCGCCGCTGCTGCGCGAGCCGGACGGGACGCTCCACGAACTGCGCGCCGACGCGCTCCCGCTCGGTTTGCGCCGGCCGGACGAAGGCGCGGAGCAGAAGGTGCGCATCCCGCCCGGATCGCTGCTCTTGCTCTATACCGACGGCCTCGTCGAATCGACGCGCGATCTCCTCGCCGGCGAAGCGCGCGTACGCGCCGCGCTCGACGATCCGGCCGTTCGCGACGTCGAGCATCCAGCGCGCGCGTTGCACGACGCGGTGCTCTACGACGGATCGTTCGACGACGTCGCGATTTTGACGGTCGCCATTACGCGCTGAAGGGTTGGCTTACGCGACGGCCGGCTTCTTCTGCACGCGGTCGACCGCGGCTTCGAGCGCGGCGTGCTTGTCGCGCGGGCACGGGCAACGACGCAGCCGTTCGCCGTTGCAGCCTTCGAAGTCGTGATTGCTCAGCGGGTGACCGCAGGGGCAAGAGACGAGGTTTTCCACGGCGTTGCCTTTCGCAGGGTGCGCGTACCTGCTGTCTACCACCGGACGCCGGCTTGCAAACCTGCTTCGCCGGCGAGCACTACGACACGCCGCGGCGCAGCAGCTCCACCGAGCGCTCGTAGCACAGGCACGCGATCGAGGCCAGGCGCGCGTCGTCGAGCATCCGCACCCGCGCGTAGCCGTGCGCGACCAGGCCGTCATCGACGAAACGTCCGAGCACCGTGACGACGCTCGCCCGCCGCACCCCGAGCATCATCGCGATCACGTCCTGGGTAATCTGGATATCGTCGCCGACGCGGTCGCGCGTTGCCAGTAGCCACTTCGCCAGGCGCTGTTCGATGGTGTGGCGGGCGTTGCACGCGACCCACTGCCCGCGCAGCGTGAGCACCGCACCAACGTAACGCATCACCGCCTCGCGCAGCGCCGGGTCGGGTTCCAGCAGGTCGAGGAACACGCGCGTATCGAGCCGGCCGAACCGGCCCGGCGACTGCACGAGCCAGGTGTCCGCGCTCACGCGCGCGCCGAGCAGCGCCTCGATTCCGAGGAACCCTTCCGGACCAGCTGCATCCACTTCGACGTTCGTGTCGTTCTCGAGGCCGCGCAGCGTCGAGACGACGCCAGAGAGCGGAAACCAGATCGCATCGATCCGCTCGTTCACCCGCTGCAGCACGTCCCCGATCGCTCCACCGTGCACGGTCATGCGCGACTCGACGAGCGTGCGGGTCGCCGGTGCGAGGGTGCCCAGGAAGCGATTGTTCTCTGCGGGAGCGACGGCCATCCCGACTCATGTACCCGCCTTCAGCGCGGAACGATGAAGCGAACGCGCGTCCTTGAAGCCGAGCGCTCAATCGACGCCTCGGCGCTCAGCGTGGGCAGCAGAAAGAGGCCGCGGCCGCGCTCGGAGAGATGCGTCAAGCCGTCGGCCGCATCGGAAGAGGGTCGATGATGTCGGCGCCTGCCAGCGGCCGTCCTCCTCGATCTCCACGCGCACGCGGTCGTCGAAGTCGCGGCGCGCAACCGGAACGCCCCGGCCGCCTGCCGGTAGGCGTGTTCGATCGCGTCGGCGATCGCTTCACCGGCGGCACCGATGGCGGCGTCGACGCGGTCGGACGCGACACCGCCGAGGAGCAGGAAGCCGCGCAGCGTGCCGCGCGCGATCGCTGCCGACCCTGCGGCGGCAACGAACGTTTCGTCGTACTCCGACCGCGGGCGCTGATCAGGCGCTGACACGGCCTTCCCGCAGCTCCATCGTGAGCCGCACCTGGGTGCGCGTTTGGTGCGTGCGGATCTCGACGGCGTCCATCAGCGCGCGCATCAGCGGGAGACCGCGGCCGCGCTCCTCGCGCCGCTGCACCGGTTTCCAGCGTCCGTCGTCGTCGACAGTGAGCACCAGCGTCGAATCGGTCACGCTCCCGTGGACGCGCACCGCGCCGCGGTTCGCGCCGTAGGCGTGTTCGACGGCGTTGGCGAGCGCTTCGCCCGCCGCGGTCAACACGCGGAAGGTCTCGTCCTCGTCGAAGCCGAGCCGCTCGACGTAACGCTGCAGACTGCGCCGTACGAGCGGCACCGCCATCGGAATCGCACTGAACATGAACGCGAAGGTCGAACCGCCGACGTCGGCGCTGCGCATCACCAGCGCCGCAACGTCGTCGGTGTTGGTGCGCTCGTTGAAGATGCGGCGCAGGAGTGCGTGCGCGGGATCGGCATCGCCGGTGACGACGCCGTGACGCAGCGCGTCGAGCAGCCGCTTTTCACCGTCGAGGACGTCGCGCGAGTATTCGATCAGCCCGTCGGTGTAGAGCGCGAAGATCCCGCCCGGGGGGATCGTGAACGACCAGTCGGTCGCGCCGACTTCGTCGATGATTCCGAGCGGCACGCCGTCTTTGGGGAGCATCACCGCGTTGCCGTCGGGCAGGGCGAGGATCGGCGCCGGATGTCCCGCCGTCGCGTAGGTGATCGTCCGTTCGCCCGGATCGACGATCCCGAACAGCGCCGTGACCATCACCGGGTTGGGGCGCATGTTGACGATCGTGTTGGCGCGTTCGAGGACGAGCGACGGCGAGTTGGGGTTAAGGGCCGCGGCACGGAACGCCTGGCGCACCTCGCCCATCACGATAGCGGCGCGCAAACCGTGCCCGGCGACGTCGCCGATCGAGACCGCGATCCGCCCATCGGGAAGCCGGAACGCGTCGTACCAGTCGCCTCCGACCGCCGCTTCCTCCGCGCCCGGGAGGTATGCCGCGTCGAAGACCAGCCGGTCGTCGACCGGGAGGCGCTCGGGGAGGAGCGCGCGCTGCAGAGTGTCGGCGACGTGGTGCTCGCGCGCGTACACCTGCGCGGCATCGACGGCGACCGCGATGCGCAGCGCGAGCTCTTCCCACATCGGGAGTTCGAGCGCGTCGTATTCGAACCGGGTCTCCCCGACGCGCATTGTGCCGAGCGCGTTGCCGCGCGAGACCAGCGGGAACGAACGGGCGTCGTGTTCGACGCGCCCGGCGCGGGCAAGCATGGTGCGGATCTCCCCCTCGTCGAGCTCGACGCTGATGCCGGCGGCAAATTCGGGGACGACGAGAGCCGCCACGGCAGCAAGCGTCTGCGCGTAGTCGAAACTCGTCGCTAATTCCCGGCTGGCCGCTACGAGAAGCCGGAGCGGTGCCGAAAGAGATCGCTCGTCGATTGTCTTTACCGGTCCATCCATGTGCAAAGGGCCCGGATCCTCCCCCGGGGTGTTACCCTTGGTTGCTCGTTTTCAAACGTCGCGACGTGTTCCGCCCGGGAATTGCGCGCTTCACGACAGTGCGGGAGCGCCGCGGCTCGTAGGGCGACGATGCCGCCCCCTCGCTCGACCGGTGACGCGGAATCGCACGCCCGCGTACGATACAGCATCTAAGCCCGTTTGACGAAATTTGACGACGGGTAGCTTGCTCGCATGACCCGGAACGGGACTCGTCGCACTTCGGCGCGACGGCGTCCGCGTTGCGGGCGTTCGTTCGTTCCGAGGAGACCCGCGCATGCCTGCGACCACCGCCGTGAAGGCCAAGTCGAACGGAAAACGCGCCGGCGGCGCCGCCGCGCCGCGCACCGGCGCCGGAAGTTCGGACGTCGCGAAGCGGCAATTGCTCTCCGCGCTGCGGGCCCTCTCGCGCGGCGATTTCACGGTAAAGCTGCCTTCGAGCTGGGACGGGATCGACGCCGACATCGCCGAGGCGTACAACGAACTCGTCGCCACCGAATCGCGGATGCTGCGCGAGATCGATCGCATCTCGACCGTCGTCGGCCATGATGGACGGCTCGGTCAGCGCGCCGACCTGCAAGCGCCGGGGTCGTGGGGCGAAAACTGCTGGCGGTCAACCGGCTCATCGACGATCTCACCCATCCGATCGCCGAGACGAGCCGCGTGCTCGGTGCGGTCGCGCGCGGCGACCTCTCGCAGCAGATGGCGCTCGAAGTCGACGGACGTCCGCTCAAGGGCGAGTTCCTCCGCAGCGCGCGCACCATCAACGCGATGGTCGATCAGCTCAACGCGTTCGCCGGTGAAGTCACCCGCGTCGCGCGCGAAGTCGGTTCCGAAGGGATCCTCGGCGGCCAAGCCCACGTGCGCGGCGTCGCCGGCACGTGGAAAGACCTCACCGACTCGGTCAACTCGATGGCCGGCACGCTGACGAACCAGATCCGCAACATCGCCGACGTCACCACCGCCGTCGCCAACGGCAACCTCTCGAAGAAGATCACCGTCGACGCGCGCGGTGAGATCCTGCAGCTCAAAGAGACCATCAACACGATGGTCGACCAGTTGAACACCTTCGCCGG is a genomic window containing:
- a CDS encoding SpoIIE family protein phosphatase — translated: MSEAPVESSAIDLRLVVDSLPFPSWFANAAGAVVGANARWGAFTGQPVAAVLGSGWINALAPEERNRATAAFGAATAAGTTEIFVTRLIRHDNQIRWMRARLIPIRDAGGAIGQWLATWSDVDDEVRTAERLRVAAAANAALVRSTGLDATFAALDRLIVPALADWYSLHRVEDDGLLRIVHARHRDPERAGASATMSGTPMRVTQGNNYEAFRTGRPVLNVTTDLDRALANHIANGASPAFVDAVRSMGYRCGIALPLQHRGRIVGTLHVVRSEPGSGAYDARDIPLFTEIAATTAASIVQAQTYDALVASYEREHRVATVMQEGALPTTLPQVPGMQFDAYYAPARSEALIGGDWYDALQLRDGRIVLSIGDVVGSGLDAAVTMSNVRQVIRGVAHVHPNPMTLLDAADGTLRAERPDRIVTAFVAIYDPATRILTYASAGHSPPLLREPDGTLHELRADALPLGLRRPDEGAEQKVRIPPGSLLLLYTDGLVESTRDLLAGEARVRAALDDPAVRDVEHPARALHDAVLYDGSFDDVAILTVAITR
- a CDS encoding ATP-binding protein, producing the protein MLLGGVASDRVDAAIGAAGEAIADAIEHAYRQAAGAFRLRAATSTTACAWRSRRTAAGRRRHHRPSSDAADGLTHLSERGRGLFLLPTLSAEASIERSASRTRVRFIVPR
- the rpoB gene encoding DNA-directed RNA polymerase subunit beta, with product MATKTTADKPKTTTRSRKKTEAAPPAPATGTAVKQENIASASFHVPEEAFTVELPEDPGPKRQRHSFAKIKDVLQLPDLIELQKASFKWFISDGLKEAFESISPIKDFTGNLVLEFGEHSLGEPKYSVEECRERDMTYSAPLRVRVRLITAESGEIKGIPDQEIFMGDFPLMTDKGTFMINGAERVIVSQLVRSPGVYFLQDVDTNNRPTFNATIIPNRGAWIEFETDNGTKNDETEGTIGVRIDKNRKIYATTFVRALSRPDLGHNWENDEAILALFDNSPLIANCLEKDKDIKTKEDALKEIYKKLRPGEPENAENAEKLLESLFFDEKRYDLAGVGRYKLSGKLEKEYPAAGLRIPPIDKKALTREDMIAVLRRLIKVQGKVVHKDDIDHLGNRRIRSVGELLQNQFRVGLLRLERVVRERMTVQDIETVTPQALINIRPVVAAIKEFFGSSQLSQFMDQTNSLAELTHKRRLSALGPGGLSRERAGFEVRDVHHSHYGRICPIETPEGPNIGLIGSLATFARVNRYGFIETPYRVVKDGIVTDDIRYFTADREDDYIVAQANTEMDDRGKIIASSVVARYAEEYVEEPPERVQLMDVSPKQIVSVATALIPFLEHDDANRALMGANMQRQAVPLLRPQAPIVGTGMEYRAAKDSGGCVLARADGEIVAADAHAIVVKHDEDGLEHSYDLLKFTRSNAGTCINQRPIVAVGDKVVRGQILADGPSSDVGELALGQNVLVAFMPWEGYNYEDAILISERMVKDDRFTSIHIEEYECEARDTKLGPEEITRDIPNVGEDSLKDLDENGIVRIGAEVRPEDILVGKVTPKGETELTAEERLLRAIFGEKSREVRDTSLKVPHGEKGKIIDVKRFSRENGDELSPGVNHLVRVYVAQKRKILQGDKMAGRHGNKGVIAKVLPEEDMPYLEDGTPVDIVLNPLGVPSRMNLGQIMETHLGWAARMLDMHIATPVFDGAHSEDIAEWLMDAGLPADGKTWLRDGRSGERFGRPITVGMIYMLKLAHLVDDKIHARSTGPYSMITQQPLGGKAQFGGQRFGEMEVWALEAYGAAYTLQELLTVKSDDVVGRVKTYEAIVKGENVLEPGVPESFKVLIKELQSLALDVKVLTEQREEVEIRIQDDDMAERAQEIGLLMGDEDPRLSQTALAEREAERERISQAAAAAVGVPVEGEEGEAAGAIVEEEPEEEEEEIDDSAPLVSAAPARGGRAPDDDILPTSPLGGLRATMTDDGEIVVDEVTDEEIPAVAEEEDVDEGYTLEEEDEEYKEEEEEDEGPLAHSTDDDY
- a CDS encoding ATP-binding SpoIIE family protein phosphatase, coding for MAALVVPEFAAGISVELDEGEIRTMLARAGRVEHDARSFPLVSRGNALGTMRVGETRFEYDALELPMWEELALRIAVAVDAAQVYAREHHVADTLQRALLPERLPVDDRLVFDAAYLPGAEEAAVGGDWYDAFRLPDGRIAVSIGDVAGHGLRAAIVMGEVRQAFRAAALNPNSPSLVLERANTIVNMRPNPVMVTALFGIVDPGERTITYATAGHPAPILALPDGNAVMLPKDGVPLGIIDEVGATDWSFTIPPGGIFALYTDGLIEYSRDVLDGEKRLLDALRHGVVTGDADPAHALLRRIFNERTNTDDVAALVMRSADVGGSTFAFMFSAIPMAVPLVRRSLQRYVERLGFDEDETFRVLTAAGEALANAVEHAYGANRGAVRVHGSVTDSTLVLTVDDDGRWKPVQRREERGRGLPLMRALMDAVEIRTHQTRTQVRLTMELREGRVSA
- a CDS encoding Crp/Fnr family transcriptional regulator, which produces MAVAPAENNRFLGTLAPATRTLVESRMTVHGGAIGDVLQRVNERIDAIWFPLSGVVSTLRGLENDTNVEVDAAGPEGFLGIEALLGARVSADTWLVQSPGRFGRLDTRVFLDLLEPDPALREAVMRYVGAVLTLRGQWVACNARHTIEQRLAKWLLATRDRVGDDIQITQDVIAMMLGVRRASVVTVLGRFVDDGLVAHGYARVRMLDDARLASIACLCYERSVELLRRGVS